In Asanoa sp. WMMD1127, one genomic interval encodes:
- a CDS encoding LysR family transcriptional regulator: MDLDAVRTFVAIADSGQFGEAAAELGVTQQAVSKRVAALEKDLGARLFTRTPRGAHLTVDGQAFLPHARELLRVAARADASVRPGRRALRVDVVSRRVAPAVVLQDFYRAHPGVDLDVVTLVAGVEEAIAAVEAGTIDATFHAVPGLRLPPTVRAAPAIEEPHELLVGPRHTLARLRTVTPSALAGHRIWMPGMAPGTEWSRYYDELAAAFDLTIDVVGPVFGYEALLAEIADSPTLATLVSERSRYLWPDSYDLRRIPVRNPSPIYPMSLIWRADNRHPTLTTLRRHLQSARSAAADGDTWLPRWR, translated from the coding sequence GTGGACCTCGACGCCGTGCGCACCTTCGTCGCGATCGCGGACAGCGGCCAGTTCGGCGAGGCGGCGGCCGAGCTGGGCGTCACCCAGCAGGCGGTGTCGAAGCGCGTGGCGGCGCTGGAGAAGGACCTGGGGGCGCGGCTGTTCACCCGTACGCCGCGCGGCGCCCACCTCACCGTCGACGGCCAGGCTTTCCTGCCGCACGCCCGCGAGCTGCTCCGCGTGGCCGCGCGGGCGGACGCGTCGGTGCGCCCCGGCCGGCGCGCGCTGCGGGTCGACGTAGTCAGCCGCCGAGTAGCGCCGGCGGTGGTGCTGCAGGACTTCTACCGCGCGCACCCCGGTGTCGACCTCGACGTGGTAACGCTCGTGGCCGGCGTCGAGGAGGCGATAGCCGCGGTCGAGGCGGGCACGATCGACGCGACGTTCCACGCGGTGCCCGGCCTGCGCCTACCGCCGACGGTCCGCGCGGCGCCGGCGATCGAGGAGCCGCACGAACTGCTGGTCGGCCCGCGCCACACCCTGGCGAGGCTGCGCACCGTCACACCCTCCGCCTTGGCGGGGCACCGGATCTGGATGCCCGGGATGGCGCCGGGCACGGAGTGGTCGCGCTACTACGACGAGCTCGCGGCCGCGTTCGACCTGACGATCGACGTGGTCGGCCCGGTCTTCGGCTACGAGGCGTTGCTGGCCGAGATTGCCGATTCCCCCACGCTTGCGACGCTGGTCAGCGAACGCTCACGCTATCTGTGGCCGGACAGCTACGACCTGCGCCGCATCCCGGTCCGCAACCCAAGTCCCATCTACCCGATGTCCCTGATCTGGCGAGCCGACAACCGCCACCCCACCCTGACCACACTCCGCCGCCACCTCCAATCAGCGCGGTCCGCGGCGGCCGACGGCGATACCTGGCTCCCGCGCTGGCGCTAG
- a CDS encoding transcriptional regulator, with protein MDDDFDEFLHVPARLTVVALLAPASWTEFGFIRDTVGTSDSALSKQLSALADQGYVEVRKLAAAGGRRTLVRLTPHGRAAFTAHAAALERIAAAARAPQPADVEPA; from the coding sequence ATGGACGACGACTTCGACGAGTTCCTGCACGTGCCCGCGCGGCTGACAGTGGTCGCCCTGCTGGCGCCGGCCAGCTGGACGGAGTTCGGCTTCATCCGCGACACGGTGGGCACGAGCGACTCGGCCCTGTCCAAGCAACTGTCCGCGTTGGCGGACCAGGGCTATGTCGAAGTACGCAAGCTGGCCGCGGCCGGTGGCCGACGCACGCTGGTCCGCCTCACCCCGCATGGTCGGGCGGCCTTCACGGCCCACGCGGCCGCCCTGGAACGCATCGCCGCCGCCGCTCGGGCGCCACAACCGGCGGACGTGGAGCCGGCCTAG